From one Formosa sediminum genomic stretch:
- a CDS encoding pyridoxamine 5'-phosphate oxidase family protein, whose translation MGKKTDHIAPRIEAFIKQQHLFFVGTAANEGRVNVSPKGTDSFRVINKNKIVWLNLTGSGNETAAHLLQHNRMTIMFCAFEGKPLILRLYGSACIFHPRDEEFQQYSSLFPDAIGSRQIIEMDVDLVQTSCGFGVPFMDYKSERTLLNDWANQKGQDGIEQYWLDKNTKSIDGFETEISK comes from the coding sequence ATGGGTAAAAAAACAGATCATATTGCACCTCGCATAGAAGCATTTATAAAACAACAACATCTCTTTTTTGTTGGTACAGCGGCTAACGAAGGCCGTGTTAATGTCTCGCCTAAAGGAACAGATAGTTTTAGAGTGATTAACAAAAATAAAATTGTGTGGCTAAATTTAACCGGAAGTGGTAATGAAACGGCAGCACACCTTTTACAACATAACCGTATGACTATTATGTTTTGTGCTTTTGAAGGCAAGCCGCTTATTTTAAGACTTTATGGTTCTGCTTGTATTTTCCACCCTAGAGATGAAGAATTTCAGCAGTATAGCAGCTTGTTTCCAGATGCTATTGGTTCTAGACAAATTATTGAAATGGATGTCGATTTAGTGCAAACCTCTTGCGGTTTTGGAGTTCCATTTATGGATTACAAATCGGAACGAACATTATTAAACGATTGGGCAAACCAAAAAGGGCAAGATGGTATAGAGCAATACTGGTTAGATAAAAACACCAAAAGTATAGACGGGTTTGAAACAGAAATAAGCAAGTAA
- a CDS encoding lipocalin family protein, translating into MKHTKYIIPALLILVTGIVFTSCATIPKNAEAVSPFNKEKYLGKWYEIARLDFKFEKDLNNTTANYSINPDNNTIKVVNRGYNYVKQEWTEVEGKAKFLDSDNIAKLKVSFFGPFYSGYNVIALADDYKYALVAGKNLDYLWILSRKPTIPETVKEEFLQKAKDIGYNTSDLIWVEHTKS; encoded by the coding sequence ATGAAACATACAAAATATATTATACCTGCTCTACTCATTTTAGTAACCGGAATTGTATTTACATCTTGCGCAACAATTCCTAAAAACGCAGAAGCTGTTAGCCCTTTTAACAAAGAAAAATACTTAGGAAAGTGGTATGAAATCGCACGATTAGATTTTAAATTTGAAAAAGACCTAAATAATACTACGGCTAATTATTCTATAAATCCAGACAACAACACTATTAAAGTGGTAAATCGAGGTTATAATTATGTAAAACAAGAGTGGACGGAAGTTGAGGGAAAAGCAAAATTTTTAGATAGCGACAACATCGCAAAACTTAAAGTCTCGTTTTTTGGTCCATTTTATTCTGGTTATAATGTTATTGCTTTGGCCGATGATTATAAATACGCCTTGGTAGCTGGTAAAAATTTAGATTATTTATGGATTTTATCACGAAAACCTACAATTCCAGAAACTGTAAAAGAAGAATTTTTACAAAAAGCAAAAGATATTGGATATAATACTAGTGACTTAATTTGGGTGGAACACACTAAGTCTTAA
- the aqpZ gene encoding aquaporin Z: MNKTNFMKKLVAEFIGTMWLVLGGCGSAVLAAGYPELGIGFVGVSMAFGLTVLTMAYAIGHISGCHLNPAVTIGLTVGGRFDKKDVVPYIIAQVLGGILGAGILYAIASGKAGFELGGFAANGYGEHSPDGYNMMSALVTEVVMTFMFLIIILGATHSKASAGFGGLAIGLGLTLIHLISIPVTNTSVNPARSTSQAIFVGDWALSQLWLFWVAPIVGAIIAGVVYKFLSPETKL; this comes from the coding sequence ATCAATAAAACCAACTTTATGAAAAAATTAGTAGCAGAATTTATAGGCACCATGTGGCTTGTATTAGGCGGTTGTGGGAGCGCAGTATTGGCTGCAGGATACCCAGAATTAGGTATTGGATTTGTAGGCGTTTCTATGGCGTTTGGTCTAACTGTATTAACAATGGCCTATGCCATAGGACACATTTCAGGCTGTCATTTAAACCCAGCAGTAACTATCGGACTCACTGTAGGTGGACGCTTTGATAAAAAAGACGTCGTACCATACATTATTGCACAAGTACTTGGTGGTATTTTAGGCGCAGGAATATTATACGCCATTGCTTCTGGAAAAGCAGGATTTGAATTAGGCGGTTTCGCTGCCAACGGTTACGGAGAACATTCTCCAGATGGTTACAACATGATGTCTGCTTTGGTGACCGAAGTTGTTATGACCTTTATGTTTTTAATAATTATTCTAGGCGCAACACATTCTAAAGCTTCGGCAGGATTTGGTGGATTAGCTATAGGTTTAGGGTTAACACTTATACATTTAATAAGTATTCCGGTAACAAACACATCTGTAAATCCTGCAAGAAGTACTAGTCAGGCCATATTTGTAGGCGATTGGGCGCTTAGTCAATTATGGTTATTTTGGGTTGCGCCAATTGTAGGTGCTATTATTGCTGGCGTAGTTTACAAGTTTTTATCACCAGAAACAAAACTATAA
- a CDS encoding MFS transporter translates to MTNIQHAATQQIPKKILSLIIISQFCCTSLWFAGNGVMDDIIKVYQLHPSVLSFLTSAVQFGFIIGTFVFALFTIADRYAPSKVFMVSALLAAIFNLGIVIKGQSLSYLLILRFFTGFFLAGIYPVGMKIAADYYNKGLGKALGFLVGALVLGTAFPHLLSNITEHLPWETVIYATSILSVFGGLIIFGLVPDGPFRAASTTVDFSVFTTLFKNPNLRAAAYGYFGHMWELYAFWAFTPIMIKTYNNLHPQASLNIALYSFIIIGMGGLGCIISGWISSIKGVKPSASFILFVSMLFCLLSPLSFYTNSSAIFICYMIFWGMFVVADSPLFSTLVAYNTASHTKGSALTIVNCIGYAITIVSIQTLGFLQTISNPIFIYMALAIGPLFGLIALKRNR, encoded by the coding sequence ATGACGAATATACAACACGCCGCAACCCAACAGATTCCGAAAAAGATTCTATCGCTAATTATAATCTCTCAATTTTGTTGCACGTCGCTTTGGTTTGCTGGAAATGGCGTGATGGACGACATTATAAAAGTCTATCAATTACATCCTTCAGTATTAAGTTTTCTTACATCTGCTGTTCAATTTGGGTTTATTATCGGGACTTTTGTGTTTGCATTGTTTACTATTGCAGACAGGTATGCCCCTTCTAAAGTATTTATGGTGAGCGCCCTATTGGCCGCTATATTTAATCTTGGAATTGTAATAAAAGGGCAGTCGCTTTCATATCTACTTATTTTACGGTTTTTTACCGGTTTTTTTCTTGCTGGCATTTATCCTGTTGGTATGAAAATAGCTGCAGATTATTATAATAAGGGCTTAGGTAAAGCTCTTGGTTTTTTAGTTGGGGCATTAGTTTTAGGCACTGCATTTCCGCACTTATTAAGTAATATTACAGAGCATTTACCGTGGGAAACAGTGATCTATGCAACATCTATACTTTCTGTATTTGGTGGACTTATCATTTTTGGCCTTGTTCCGGATGGTCCTTTTAGAGCAGCAAGTACAACCGTTGATTTTTCTGTATTTACCACACTTTTTAAAAACCCAAATTTAAGAGCTGCTGCTTACGGCTATTTTGGACATATGTGGGAACTCTACGCCTTTTGGGCATTTACCCCAATTATGATTAAAACATACAACAACTTGCACCCTCAAGCCTCATTAAATATTGCACTATACTCTTTTATTATAATTGGCATGGGTGGTTTAGGCTGTATTATTAGTGGTTGGATATCTTCAATTAAAGGCGTAAAACCATCAGCATCTTTTATTCTATTTGTGTCTATGCTTTTCTGCTTATTGTCTCCGTTAAGTTTTTACACAAATTCAAGTGCAATTTTTATTTGTTATATGATATTCTGGGGTATGTTTGTTGTTGCCGATTCTCCATTATTTTCAACATTAGTGGCATACAACACAGCGTCTCATACTAAAGGAAGCGCTCTTACTATTGTTAACTGTATAGGATATGCCATAACTATAGTTAGCATTCAAACTCTTGGTTTTTTACAAACCATTTCTAATCCCATTTTTATTTACATGGCATTAGCAATAGGTCCACTTTTTGGATTAATCGCTCTAAAACGGAACCGTTAA
- a CDS encoding ATP-binding cassette domain-containing protein produces the protein MKHIHLAIHYFKTHTPELTIQHIQDSEHPLLSGFKAKTATFLSNTTLEKFVQAELLHDDYTLTKDSKRKLLSLSSGERRILLFDYLLKNDPEFLVIVNPFDSLDVKNVARLQKRLTTLSKHIPIIQFFSRTSDIMPYVQYILKLEDNQCHLQPISDFLNSESYHTALNLTQALPKPLPEAKKHLPHKLIELKKVKVSYNDKPILNNISWTIKQGDFWELKGENGTGKSTLVTMMIGDNPKAYGQDVILFGKKRGTGETVWDIKQNIGYFTPSMMHLFNGQHSALNMVISGLKDSIGLYKTPTDLELLLAKEWLQLIGLNTITNTTYYNLSETNKRLILICRAMIKHPPLLILDEPTVGLDDKGASMFINLVQKISKDSNTAIIYVSHKTEAELKPDFIFQLERSEAGSYGTVITPTD, from the coding sequence ATGAAACACATACACCTTGCAATTCATTATTTTAAAACACATACACCCGAATTAACTATACAACACATTCAAGACTCTGAACACCCGCTATTATCTGGGTTTAAAGCTAAAACAGCGACATTCTTATCAAATACCACTTTAGAAAAGTTTGTTCAAGCTGAATTATTACACGACGACTATACGTTAACGAAAGATTCTAAACGTAAACTTTTATCGCTTTCTAGTGGAGAGCGCAGAATTTTATTATTTGATTATTTACTAAAGAATGACCCTGAGTTTTTAGTGATTGTCAATCCGTTTGATTCTTTAGATGTCAAAAATGTGGCGCGTTTACAAAAACGATTAACCACACTTTCAAAACACATCCCAATCATTCAGTTTTTTAGTCGAACTAGCGACATTATGCCCTATGTGCAATATATTCTGAAACTAGAAGATAATCAATGCCATTTGCAACCTATTTCAGACTTTTTAAACTCAGAATCATATCATACTGCATTAAATCTCACCCAAGCTTTACCTAAACCTTTACCTGAAGCTAAAAAGCATTTACCACACAAATTAATAGAATTAAAGAAAGTAAAAGTCTCTTATAACGACAAACCCATTTTAAATAATATTAGCTGGACGATAAAGCAAGGGGATTTTTGGGAACTAAAGGGTGAAAACGGCACGGGAAAATCAACCTTAGTGACTATGATGATTGGAGACAATCCTAAAGCATATGGCCAAGATGTAATTTTATTTGGAAAAAAGAGAGGCACAGGAGAAACTGTTTGGGACATAAAACAAAATATTGGGTATTTTACGCCTAGTATGATGCATTTATTTAACGGACAGCATTCCGCTTTAAATATGGTAATTTCAGGTCTAAAAGATAGTATAGGTTTGTATAAAACACCAACAGATTTAGAACTCCTTTTAGCTAAAGAATGGTTGCAGCTTATAGGATTAAACACCATTACAAACACAACCTATTACAACTTATCTGAAACCAATAAACGATTAATTTTAATTTGTAGAGCCATGATTAAACATCCGCCATTACTCATTCTAGATGAACCCACTGTTGGTTTAGATGATAAAGGTGCGAGTATGTTTATTAATTTGGTTCAAAAAATTTCTAAAGACAGTAATACTGCCATAATTTATGTGTCTCACAAAACAGAAGCAGAGCTAAAACCTGATTTCATTTTTCAGTTAGAACGTTCGGAGGCTGGCTCTTACGGAACTGTTATAACACCAACCGATTAG